Part of the Henckelia pumila isolate YLH828 chromosome 2, ASM3356847v2, whole genome shotgun sequence genome is shown below.
ATGAAATTCGGATGTTGTCTTTTCCATTTGCTAGTTGTTTAACATGGTAGAGTTCTCAGTTCAataaccttttttttttgttaaaaaccAATGATTTTATTATGCAATTTTTATGATACAGTAACTTTTATGTTTccctgttcttattttatttttttgaagatACTTGTTCTTATTTGGTCCCCGATTACGGTTATTCAAAAATGATTATATTATTTTGGtaaataaatgaaatatttttagataatttCTCGCTCAACATCTTTGTCTAATAAAAAATTACCTTCGAATATACATTCATGCAATTCACATTACACCATCAGACTCCATTTTTCTTCACACGCTTCAAAAAATGTATATTTGGTAGTTTATTAGAAAACTAGTACTATAAAAATGTTCGACCTAAAACAAAATGTTAGTTTTTCACATTTATTGTCAAACATGACATACTTCTTATTTTTTTCACATTTCGTCaagatatataaatttaatgacTTCTCTAAAAACATACTATTTTGGAAGCATTCCCCCAACAAAATTAGATATTTCAAATACTTTTTAAATCTTCAGTACGTTTGATCTCTTGCTTTCATTGATACCATGATCGAAAGTATTTGCAATAAATTTATATTGAATATGCTTCCAATCATTTTGCAATAGCGGTAGAATAATGatttaaaaacaacttataaaaaCTCATATTATAAGCCGTGTTGTAGGAACTTATTAGTTGTGacgtttattttaaaaataagttgttttaatatattatgataaaaaaaataaaaaagacgataaaacttaaaaatattgatgtactttatattataagattttttatatatactaacAAAAAAGACATgatgatataaaaataatacaaattcttcatcatcattgTTATTATATTCAGTTTATCTTCTTCTATATCTATtctatatatctatatctatatctatattatttattttattatatatatattatatattatatttatttatattatattatatttatttttattatattccGTTTATCTTCTTCTATATCTATTCTATATATCTATATTCTATATTCTAtatctatattatttattttattatatatatatatatatatatattatattatatttatttatattatatttttttattatttattattattattatatatataaatacaccacttttcaattgtgaattttctTATATGTCTTCCAGTACTATTTAGTTTAGCaagttattttttaatatgAGTTAATTTATAATTTCATTGTCTATCTTAGCTAATGAGTAATTATTAGGACATTAATAGTTATACATTGAATTTCTTTCTactttttccttctttaaggTTCTATATATACATGACTTTACTATAATATTTTTTCTCAAATTATTATTAGTTTGTGCCATTTTATGTATTAGCTTAAATGGTTAGTTAATATTTCCATACTAACACATCGATTCTTCATACGAAAATTTagttaaaatatgaaaattactCTCTGCTTGGAATTAAATGCATGCGATAATTTTGATGCTATGTTGGTTTCCTTGGTTTAATAGTTTATGTTATCAATGGTTCGTGTTTGTTttcatttcttcttcttcatcttgtTTTTTTACAGTTCGGCTGATCTATAGAATATAATTATCATTTTCACAAAATTATGAGATTATATTAGTTCTAAGGATTTCTTTTGATAGTTATTTTGAGCtctttcaaattatatattaatctacaataatttatttagtttaattacaTTTACATTTTTGTTGCATTCAGTTTTTTAGGATCTCAATTTATTTTAGCCCCTATATGTTTGCTTATGTAGCTTAGAATGAAAATTATTTTCTGCTTGTGAATTAAATGCATGAGATAATCATTGATATTATATTGGTTTTCTTGGTTTAATAGTTTAAGTTGTCAatgatttgtttttgtttccatatcttcttcttcttgttgttttttttaatattcgGCTGATCTATAGAATATAATTATCATTTTCACAAAATTCTGAGATTATTTTAGTTCCAAGGATTTCTTTTGCAAATTATATATTAGtctataataatttatttagttttattacATTTACATTTTTTGTGCATTAATTTTTTAGGATCCCAATTAATTTTAGCGCCTATATATTTGTTTATGTAGTTTAGACTTGGCCACGGTTCGGATCAGGGTCGGACCGCCGGGTTCGGTTCAGCAAAAGACCGACCTTTAACCGACCTGCCTATGGCCGATTACGGTCCGGTTCATGGAACCGGCGGTTCCAGTTCGGGTTCAGATCCCGTTAACCGCCGGTTTTGGGTCCGATCCGACccttgtattttttaaaaattatttttaaacaaatatttaaagaataaaaagtgaattttaaaaatataacattgcacaattaatcttataaaaactctatcaaatatttcattatcttaataaaaaatatattacatttattcaataaaaaaatatataacatttcaacttttaacattttatattaaaaatatatattttattttcattatattcaatcacattcactcacatttcattaaatatatttttttaaaaatgggtTGACCCGTCGGTCGACCCATCCCACCCGGATGTTCGACGAGTTTGTCACCCGTAAACCATAACCAGATCGCCTAATGATCAGTCCGGTCACATGTACGAGTCAAACTCGTTGATCCGGTTAACCTGCCCGTTGACCACGGCCCATGGTTCGGGTTAGACCCGGCCCTTGGCCATGTCTGATGTAGCTCTATTTAAGAACACATTAAATATCTAAAATTTAGCGGATTAATCACCAAatgtaaatttttattttataaataattttttcatataaaaaaattttgaatggtTCTTTTCCGTGAATAAATGTAACTTTGTTCACTTATGTATCTTTCTTTGTtgtcttatttatttattcattatatatatatatacagagaATTTTTAGCCTCATTTTTAAATAACAAAACTGTTAATATTGAATATTACATATTAACTAAATCAtgattattaataaataatacattattattattataactaCAACTCAACGGAATGTAGGTATGAACAAATGATTGTCACTATCACGTCCAAATTTGTTATGAAAAAATTGTGGGATGGAGTGTGGCTGAAATAATATATTGATTTGCTTTCGGATGAAATACTTTTATTTgtaatcgaatatttatttgtAGTAAAATTTGATTagtttgatttatttcaacTTTCTTCATAGAAAGATAAATTAATgagaaagttaaaaaaaaataaaaattactttcTGCTTGTGAATTAAATGATTGAGATAatctttataattttttttaatcaagatAATTCTTACAACAAATATGAATTCACAAAAACTCCTCTGAAACAGATTTATAATAAATGAACATATATGATTTATGGTCAATATGTATTTTTATCTACTATGTTTTGATCTATTTAGATCTATAATCAATACTTGTAAACATGATGTTATTCAAATGATATTAGATATTTTCTCAATCTCATGattatattttctattattattCACCCACGTTCATCATCGCACGTGTTCATTCCtagtaataataaatatttggcTCCCACTTTTatgtaaaaaattataattacacGGACATCGTCACATAAGTGTCAACAATGATTGTGCAGCAACACATCGAAATCCTATATTTACATCTTTTTTAGGGCAATAGTACCTTCAGGATGATGCCAATTTTCATATATAACACATGGTATCCTTCTTCATTATAATTTGGTATGCTGGAATAAGACCAGGAGAGTAAATGAAAAAATTAACATACCGAATTGTTGGAGGCATAATTATTACattatgttaattatcagagggTACATTTATTAGACGTTAAAAATGTGACTGAGTCAATAACAAAAcaagattatttttattttgataacTGGTTGTGGGATTTGCTTGGACCTGGACCGGGAACAGGAAGACCATGGTAGCCTGGAAATTTTCTCCACCAGCTTCGAAAGGCCAGATAACATGGCTAAATGTAGTCTCAGTCATCATCAAGACGTACAATCGTCGGTATTTGGCCATGATTAACAAAGTCGATCTTGTTCAATCTCAAACAGCAAAGGACTTTTTCGGGTAATTCTTCTGGTTTTTGTGCCTGTTTTCAAGAAAAAGGCTTCAGTAGCAATTCCAGGAAAAAAGAGAGAAATAAATGGGAATGAGTGCTGGTTTGATGTGTTGAACCTGAATGGTCAATCCCAGATCGAGTATCCCATTCTTCAATCGTTCACGAAATGCATCAAGTCCCTTTCTTGCTATAAAGCTGAAGCGATGGATATCAAGATCGACTTCAAAGTAATTAGGACCCTGCATAATACAGGAAGGCGAATATTGGTAAGCACCATGATACAAGTATTGATGATTGTCTTCCTTTCTTTAGAAGACTTTTGTCACCTGATAAAACTCGTGCTGAGGACGAGAAAGAACAGGTTTCTCGTTGTAAGCATTCAGAAGTTTTCTCTCTGTCGAATTTGATACAAGGTCTTCTGGATTAGCCACCCCAACCATGATTTTTAGCCTCTCTCTGAAGGGAACAACTGATTCTTTAGCAAAACCTTTAACCTTTTCCATATCATCGTCGATCAATCTCTGGAGCATAAAAGCATTGATTTCAGTAGAAGAATCAAACTCAATTAAACTTCAGACCCTTGGGATTTTCTAGCATTTATATAAGTGAATAAATCGATATAGTTACCTTGATACTTTCCTGAAACTGGGGAGATACGTCTGTCTCAAAACTTTCCGAAAGTTTAAAATACAGGACAAGGTTTAAGCCCTCTCCATCACCATCGCCAAGAAACATGGGTGCCGGATAAGTGGGCAGCTGCATGATGAAATTTATATCAGATTAAATTGGCCTTAACCAGAAACTTGGAAGCTTAAACCGGGCATCAAATTACCTGAATGTTAACAATTAGAAGTGGAGGAATTTTCCCATCTGCTTTTATAGAGGGTAACTCGAGATGCTGCGCAATGTGGTTAATTTTCCTTGGGGACGTGAACAAATCAACACCAATGGGAATGTAAGGACAAACATTTGGTGCAGGAGACTTTTTCTTATCTCTGCAATGCATTCAATTGTCAAGAAATTGATGAAATTTTGCTTGAATTTTTTTAGTGGCCGACGGATGGAGGAAAAAAACGTACTTGAAATAGTTGTCTCCACGGAGCTTAAAGGTCGAGGGCTCAATTTCAGCCCATGTTCCTGAAGTTGGCTTCACCTCAGAGCAACATGGAATCATTAGTCCCGCTCTTGGACGATAAAGGTACTTTGTGGCTGCACCTGTATAGACCAAATTTGCTTTCGGGTTAAGTGAGATTGAGCTATTCAATATAAATGATGTGTAGAACTCAGCATTTTGTGGCTGCACCAAAATCAATAGTTGGTTGTAACTATACAATGCAAATCTCTTGAACTGTATAGTAGTGCAAATATCACTGACAATATAGAGGATTGTTGTTACGTAATATTTTATCATggtacaataaataaaaaagtaCTCACGAAATTCATTTGTTTCTTCTCCATCAACAGATTTCCTCTTGAAGGATAGCCTGATGACCGTTGTTGATTTCTTTCTTTGAGATTGTTGTCCTGAACTCGAGGCAAGGTTGATCTTGTCATTAAAACTTACTGAGGGAACCAACCGAGGAAAGACGGACTTCAACAAATCCTGGGGAGTTTTCTCGTCGCCATGGATTGTgtcatcttttatcccattaAAACTCACGAAAGCCCGATCCAAGTTTTTCTTCTTCCTAGTACCAGGTTCTTCACTCTTCACAAAACCTGCAAGTTCTTTTCCTTGTGTATTTACAAAAGTAAGTCCCTTCAAGTCCTTGACTCCATCATTGCTTAAGAACTTCTCGGTTCTACAATGTTCTACTTTCAGATATTTTTCATGGTATTCTTTGAAATTACGCTGCTTGTTATCCAAAAAGCATGATGAAGTTTCGTACTGAATAACTGGTACATTTGGAATGTGGGGGAAAAAATCTGCAGAACAAGAATTGACAGGAAGAACAAAATAGAATTATTTGAGAATAAACTTCAAAACAGACCAGCAAAATATCTTGGACATGAACGCCAAAGCCATTGGTTACCAAACGAAAAGGTATCAATTTTTTTACCTCCATGTACACTGCTAAAGTCATCATCTGAGTCAGACTCTAGTATGCTAAGTGTGTCGAACCAGGCATCATCCTGGCTAACTCCTACAAAAGCACAAATATATCAAATCATTTTCAAGAAGGTAAATATATCTTTAGTCAAACTAACTTGATAGTTCTTGTTGCTCAAGCTATTACTGGCAGACATAAATAAAATGAGAAGCTAGTATGACCAAAATGTGTGAAATAAAAAAGAAACCtgatattttcttctttttttaaactcttgatatcaattgttagcatggatctttttgtcaaaataaaaaattcaataatcaaGGACATACCATTAGCATCAATTTGACTGTGGTGCCACTGCAACTGAGTGAGATGGAACGTGGAATTGGACACCTCCGATCTTCTGCAGGTGGTAGTTGTGTGAACAAACTCACTCAGAGCAAAATCCGTCACCCGAGCTCCAGCATCACTAGCCCTTTTTCTGTTTCCATCCGCAACATTATTGACATGATGCTTTTTGGAACGGCCACGATGCTTCTTCCTCACTTTGGTGATCTTCAGTGATTTACCAGTTGAAGCTGGAATTGATGCGCAAGCACCCATTATGATAACTCGGTTCTAAATCTGTGCAAAACCATAAGCGGAATTTAATGATATACTATGTTACATAATACAGTAGAACTCCAAGTGCTTTCAGTAATATATAACAAGTGCCAAAAATGGCACTTTTCAACTTCCAAGAAAGAATCAATTTTAACCGTCAAAACCATTTCctaaattataattttcaaGTTTGGTCTAATCTAAACTAGTATGAGAGAAACACTTTCTGTGTGGCATCAACCATTAGATACATGTAAACATGTGTGGGTTCTACATTAAATACCATGAGGTGGCCTACACGTCTAACAATATATGCTACAAAATGAATTGTTCATCTCGATTTAATCGGCATTTCTACTACCATCTTAAGATAGGACATAACTTTCCATAATTTGCAAGATAAGATACATAAAGGTGGAAATTTCTAGTAGTACAGCTGCAGATAAAGCAATAATTCTTGTTTCTTGTATTATTTGTTCCACCTTCGACAGCTATGAAATGAATTAATATATCTATTGACACTTAGGACTACCGTGATCATACCTCAACACAAGTTAAGCATTTTAACCAGTAGTTGAACCTGTGGGTCCCCTTTCTTATGGTTACCACAATCTTTTCAACACAAAGAGTGATCACCTGTATGCTCCACTTCTCCTTAGGACCTGTATAGGTgtcaaaagagaaaaaaaaaaatcagttgaTTTCAGGAAGAGATGGATGTTAGTCACAAAATCCACATAACGTCAAAAGTCCAAATATGTTAAGGGGAAAACCATGGAGGTTAACGTTAGCCATCTCTACATGATCACAGAAAATTTAAAGAAAAGCTCAACAAAAAATTTCTAGAAGACTTGATTTTAACACACCCTATTGTGCACAGCTTGTATTCTCTTGTATTCTGATCTTAAGAATGTGGAATCCATTCTACATTATTGGATGTGACAGGGCTTGAATTCGAGACCTCTACCAGATCGtacttaaaaaaaatgtaaactATTAAATAACACATTGAGTGAGTTCCCAACACATACAACTTTTAGAATTGCCTTTTTGCAAGTGTTCTGAAGTtctaaaaaagaaaaaggagtGGGTGAAAATGACCAAGAAATGCCACTTTCTAAGATCAAATAAGAATGAAAAAGATAACAGGACGATGCAAACAAAGACAACTTCCCAAATGGACTGGGTGGAGCCCGGGCTAGCGGCCAGCAATTACAGTCGACTCCTCAAACGCAAAACTAATTAACTTTCGTAAGTAATTTTTCCAACATTGAGAGTTTTGCCCATCCACGATACCATATGCCCACACTCCCAGTTAGATTTCCTTGTGCTAATCTAGATATAGTCCATATGGATCCTTATCATATGATCAATACAAGACAAAACAcaaaaaagcccaagaaaagaAAATTATATGGCTATGGGTGTCCCCCTGTATAATGAATGCAGCACACTACACAATAATACAAACACAACAAAACTAATAGTCACCATCAAGAACGTATAAAAATAGAAACGCACCAAATCATTCAAGAAACTGGAAATGTGAAGACAAATCCACAGCTCACAAGCGACAAGAAGCGGAATACATAAATTGCTAAACAATGTTATCTCAAGATATATAATAAACCCAATTCAAAAGCTGTAAATCAACAAGAATCGATTTttctaattataaaaaaaaagtaagaaaatttattaaatatcatCAAAGAAAAGCTTACACATTTTCTTGGAAACCCATTAATCATAGACGTAAACAAGATCATACATACGCGTGTAACCGAAAACATTTCAAGGAAACGCGTACACAAACAAAATACATACATAAATACATACATACGCGTCCAGACCCGTATTTATATACGTACATTCAAAAGGAAAcagcggaaaaaaaaaaaaaggcttcCTGGTGTGCCCCTCTCCCGGAAGGATATATACACAAAGATGGAGAACAATTTGCAGAGCTACGAGAGAGAGAAATGGGTCCGACGTTGTCGGATCCAAATAACAATTCGAATCCTTTTTTCGCTTTTTTCTCCAATAACGAGTGTTTTCTCTTTATAGATTTTCTGTGTTCATACAAAATGTAAATGAGGAACAAAGCAAGAAAATTAGGAGGTTGCTTGTTTGGTGTGATGCCCCACTTTTTTCTCGTTGTTATCgttaaatatttatttctaACAAATGTCCTTGTAATATATATCTAAGTTAGCCCGAAGAATGCATTGTCttctttcaaatttttttgatgGATAAAAAAAACAACATAGGACTGAATGCATTGTGTCttctttcaaatttttttgatggataaaaaaaaataatataggaCTGAATGAAACAATTGTTGTTTTATCGAAAGTTATTGTCATTGATTATGGTCGTATGTAATAATTAAACATGTGGCATTGTTTATGAAGTTACTGAAACGTTTGTCATTTTATCAAAAATTATGAGTGCTAAAAGCAATTCGAATAACatgtttcaataatttttttaatatgatCAGCAATCCAAATAACATGGTTGAATAGTTTTTTTAATATGAATAATTATTGTTGTCAattgaaatcatgattttaaACTAGATTTATGTTGATTATAAATTAAAGgacttttataaaataaaaaaaaaaaagattggtTTCTTCATACACGGGTCGACATGTTCTATTTAAAGAGtggaaagtaatattttttatataaaatataataattttttcgtttttgtttttttgttttgttttgtttttaaaaataaatttgagtTTATTTTAGTCTGTAACTTGATATATTTCATACGGATTTTAAATACAACGACAAGTATACtgcatgataaaaaaatttacttttatACTTATAAATACAATCCATATATataacaatgtttttttttcctttttttcggAAAGATCCATATAACAATGTTTATATTTATAAGATGCTGTTTGGTTCGTAATTTATTTAACAGCACAAAAATAGATAGAccgtatattttaaatttgttgatTATTTATCGGAAACAAATATGCATGATCAGTTGTAATGGGATTAGCTCGATATTTTAATCAGTAGTAAAAAAACGACTATCATTATAAAGTATAAACCACTTTAGTTTTTAAATTTAAGATCATAGATGGATAATTGAAAATATGAGTTTTCtagattattatatattttgaatgaaaaagtaattttaataattcttttttttaatgtatatttttttaaaaaaattaaatgtataTAAACCTATACCCGCCCCATCTCATTTCTAAACCAACCCTGAGGACGTAAAAACTCGACAGGTTTGGGTCTCGTATGGGTTCAGGTTGGACCCGTTGATCTATTATATTTATTAGCTGCAGTGGCACACGCATAGACGCTATGCGTGTGTAACTAATAAAATGTGATAGTATCAATTGTAGAAAAAAATTAGATAGATGATACGAAATCGAAAAAATTCACTATAATGAATCATAAAAATTTGACTGAGATatgaaagataaaaaaaaaaaaaaaaaaaaaaaacagtagcAACACACCCTTTCATTGGAGAAGAAACTTACTATCTTTGCTTGATATTTTGGCTATATTGGAGGATTGAATTCTTTTCTACTTTGTGGAAAAAAGTTGGTATGGAGACATGAGAATGTGGGAGAGTGAGAAAAAGTTGTTGTGGAGAGATGCGAGGGTGGGAGAGAGAATGAAATAGGGAGATGAAGGTAAAACGTGAgaaaatagttaaagtgtgggtaaaat
Proteins encoded:
- the LOC140880010 gene encoding uncharacterized protein, whose amino-acid sequence is MGACASIPASTGKSLKITKVRKKHRGRSKKHHVNNVADGNRKRASDAGARVTDFALSEFVHTTTTCRRSEVSNSTFHLTQLQWHHSQIDANGVSQDDAWFDTLSILESDSDDDFSSVHGDFFPHIPNVPVIQYETSSCFLDNKQRNFKEYHEKYLKVEHCRTEKFLSNDGVKDLKGLTFVNTQGKELAGFVKSEEPGTRKKKNLDRAFVSFNGIKDDTIHGDEKTPQDLLKSVFPRLVPSVSFNDKINLASSSGQQSQRKKSTTVIRLSFKRKSVDGEETNEFRAATKYLYRPRAGLMIPCCSEVKPTSGTWAEIEPSTFKLRGDNYFKDKKKSPAPNVCPYIPIGVDLFTSPRKINHIAQHLELPSIKADGKIPPLLIVNIQLPTYPAPMFLGDGDGEGLNLVLYFKLSESFETDVSPQFQESIKRLIDDDMEKVKGFAKESVVPFRERLKIMVGVANPEDLVSNSTERKLLNAYNEKPVLSRPQHEFYQGPNYFEVDLDIHRFSFIARKGLDAFRERLKNGILDLGLTIQAQKPEELPEKVLCCLRLNKIDFVNHGQIPTIVRLDDD